One part of the Malus sylvestris chromosome 2, drMalSylv7.2, whole genome shotgun sequence genome encodes these proteins:
- the LOC126582747 gene encoding uncharacterized protein LOC126582747 — protein sequence MNLDYVPKESCSLLAYNLFSLFREEHGGVCFEWEFVPQGKLLYILDGDNVRHGLNCTLVLKQNIVQRTFEGLEPLVKKMGPNSKLHFSSLKIRRKHFLSSIFQHLREKVRERKKSNRELDSGYKVEGCG from the exons ATGAACTTAGACTATGTGCCAAAAGAAAGTTGCTCATTACTTGCGTATAATTTATTTAGTTTGTTCAGGGAAGAGCACGGTGGCGTGTGCTTTGAGTGGGAGTTTGTACCGCAGGGGAAGCTGTTGTACATTCTTGATGGGGACAATGTCAGGCATGGCTTGAATTGCACCTTAGTTTTAAAGCAGAACATCGTGCAGAGAACATTCGAAGGATTG GAACCACTGGTTAAGAAAATGGGTCCAAATTCAAAGCTGCATTTTTCTTCCctcaaaataagaagaaaacatTTCCTCAGCTCCATATTTCAGCACCTCAG GGAGAAAGTTCGTGAACGAAAGAAATCTAATCGAgag CTTGATTCAGGTTACAAGGTTGAGGGTTGCGGATAG